The genomic stretch AAAATTAACTTAACGGCTATAACTCAGCCCGATGAAGTGGCCGTAAAGCATATGATAGATTCCTTGACCTGCTTGGATAATGCCTATTTCCCGTCTGGCTGCACAGTTATTGATGTGGGAACTGGCGCCGGTTTTCCGGGCCTGCCGCTCAAAATATTTCGGCCGGACATTAAATTGACGCTGTTAGATTCCCTTAATAAGCGGCTGAATTTTTTACAAGAAGTAGTTGACCAGCTTGACTTAAATGAAGTTAAGCTGATCCATAGCCGAGCTGAAGACGGTGGGCGGGCTGGGGCCTTGCGAGAAAAGCATCATGTAGCTGTTTCCCGGGCAGTAGCAAGATTAAATGTTCTTTGTGAATACTGCCTGCCGTTTGTAGAAGTTGGGGGGGCGTTTGTAGCTTTAAAGGGGGCTAAGTTCGCCTTAGAGGTTGATGATGCGAAAAAAGCCGTTAAAATTCTTGGTGGTGAGATAGCAGCTGTTAAGGAAGTCAAATTACCCGGCCTGGAAGACGCGAGGGCTGTAGTATACATAAAAAAAGTTGCCAACACGCCGAGCCAATATCCGCGGCGTTCCGGCCTTCCGGAAAAAAAGCCGCTCTAAATTGGAAATAGTTGGAGGATTTTGCCAGTTGTGTGCCGAATAGATGAAAAATATCGCTATTATCGATTGTATTGATCTCATTCTTAGTTATTTTTATAAAATCCGAGTAAGTTGATGACAGCGTCTATTTTCATTAGATTTTTAAGGTAAGGCGGTGTACGGATGAGAAATCTAGCCAGATTATTTAGGTTTAATGAGGAAAAACCTAAAGCAAATCCTGAAGATAACAATCCGGCTGAAGATAATAATCTCGAACATATTGAAAACACAGACGTTAATGAATCGCAGGAAATAGATATATTTAATTCTAATGAAGTTAAGCAAGTAAGTGTTGATAGTATTGTGCCAAATCCGTTTCAGCCTCGTAAGACGTTTAACGAGGAATCTTTGCAGGAATTATCGTCCTCTATCAAAGAATTTGGCGTTATTCAGCCCTTGCTGGTACGGAGAACTGATGTCGGTTACGAGCTTGTAGCGGGTGAACGCCGGCTTCGAGCCTCGAGGCTGGCCGGACTGACTCATGTTCCGGTCATATTTAAGG from Veillonellaceae bacterium encodes the following:
- the rsmG gene encoding 16S rRNA (guanine(527)-N(7))-methyltransferase RsmG, which encodes MSFREALTEAAAAYGINLSQDQHADFEKYYNLLIAWNEKINLTAITQPDEVAVKHMIDSLTCLDNAYFPSGCTVIDVGTGAGFPGLPLKIFRPDIKLTLLDSLNKRLNFLQEVVDQLDLNEVKLIHSRAEDGGRAGALREKHHVAVSRAVARLNVLCEYCLPFVEVGGAFVALKGAKFALEVDDAKKAVKILGGEIAAVKEVKLPGLEDARAVVYIKKVANTPSQYPRRSGLPEKKPL